The following coding sequences lie in one Acidobacteriota bacterium genomic window:
- the gcvP gene encoding aminomethyl-transferring glycine dehydrogenase, whose translation MTSPDSFQNRHIGPRPAYRDAMLQAIGVASLDALIDETIPASIRLREPLRLPPAESEHGYLQRLRGIAVKNRVFRSYIGMGYYDCVTPAVILRNVLENPGWYTPYTPYQAEIAQGRLESLLNFQTMVSDLTGMAISTASLLDEATAAAEAMAMLHRAQPRGSSRNVFLVSSRTFPQTIAVLKGRAEPIGIEVRTVDPARATFDESAFGVLLQYPDADGNVEDLRGIIVRAHAAGVHVAVATDLLALVLLTPPGEMGADVVVGNSQRFGVPMGYGGPHAAFFATKEQFARQAPGRIIGVSIDAHGNRALRMALQTREQHIRREKATSNICTAQALLANIAAMYGVYHGPDGLKAIARRVHHLTRLLDRELRNLGCSQSNRAYFDTLCLTVPRDRSARIRTAALEAGMNFRYSDDGRIGVSLDETTTLQDVSDIVRAFASALGTPAHSVDAAGIPPEDAGLPAALARTSAFMTHPVFNAHHSETAMMRYIRGLERRDVGLDTSMIPLGSCTMKLNAAAEMLPITWPEFAGLHPFAPLDQAHAYHQVFTELEAALSEITGFPAVSLQPNSGAQGELSGLLVIRAYHRDRGDGSRDVVLIPSSAHGTNPASATMAGMRVVVVASTREGHIDVEDLRKRSEEHKDRLAALMVTYPSTHGVFEERIREICDIVHANGGQVYMDGANMNAQVGLTSPAAIGADVCHLNLHKTFAIPHGGGGPGMGPIACAAHLAPYLPGHPVVNEVNRGKSILPIAAAPWGSADILLISYGYIRMLGAEGMTEATRYAILNANYIKARLDGHYGVLYANEKGRVAHEMIFDLRPFKMGQGPTVGELDVAKRLMDYGFHAPTVSFPVPGTMMVEPTESEPKEELDRFCDALVAIRREIQAVLDGKVDPKDNVLKNAPHTAAEATSDDWSHPYSREQAVFPLPWVRAKKIWPVVGRIDNPYGDRNLMCTCPPVEAFAEV comes from the coding sequence CTGCCGCCCGCGGAAAGCGAGCACGGTTACCTCCAGCGGCTGAGAGGCATCGCGGTGAAGAACCGCGTGTTCCGCTCGTACATCGGCATGGGTTACTACGACTGCGTCACGCCGGCGGTCATTCTGCGGAATGTCCTGGAGAACCCCGGCTGGTACACGCCGTACACCCCCTACCAAGCCGAGATCGCGCAGGGGCGCCTCGAGTCCCTCCTCAACTTCCAGACGATGGTGTCGGACCTGACGGGGATGGCGATCTCGACGGCATCGCTGCTGGACGAGGCGACGGCGGCCGCCGAAGCGATGGCGATGCTGCACCGGGCGCAGCCGCGCGGGTCGTCCCGCAACGTGTTTCTCGTGTCCTCGAGGACGTTTCCGCAGACGATCGCCGTCCTGAAGGGACGCGCCGAGCCGATCGGCATCGAGGTGCGGACGGTCGATCCCGCGCGCGCGACGTTCGATGAGTCTGCGTTCGGCGTGCTGCTGCAGTACCCCGACGCCGACGGGAATGTGGAGGACCTGCGCGGCATCATCGTCCGCGCGCACGCGGCCGGCGTGCACGTGGCGGTGGCGACCGACCTGCTCGCGCTCGTGCTGCTGACGCCGCCGGGCGAAATGGGTGCCGACGTCGTGGTGGGGAACTCGCAGCGCTTTGGCGTGCCGATGGGCTACGGCGGGCCGCACGCGGCCTTCTTCGCAACGAAAGAGCAGTTCGCACGGCAGGCGCCGGGCCGGATCATCGGCGTGTCGATCGACGCGCACGGCAACCGCGCGCTGCGCATGGCGCTTCAGACGCGCGAGCAGCACATCCGCCGCGAGAAGGCGACCTCGAACATCTGCACCGCGCAGGCACTGCTGGCGAATATCGCCGCGATGTACGGCGTCTATCACGGCCCCGACGGCCTCAAGGCGATTGCCCGGCGCGTGCACCACCTCACGCGGCTGCTCGATCGAGAGCTTCGAAATCTCGGCTGCAGCCAGTCGAACCGCGCATACTTCGACACGCTCTGCCTCACGGTGCCGCGCGACCGCTCGGCGCGCATCAGGACGGCGGCCCTCGAGGCGGGCATGAACTTCCGGTACTCCGACGACGGGCGGATCGGGGTGTCGCTCGACGAGACGACGACGCTGCAGGACGTGTCGGACATCGTCCGTGCCTTCGCGTCGGCGCTGGGCACGCCGGCCCACAGCGTGGATGCCGCAGGCATCCCGCCGGAGGACGCCGGCCTGCCGGCGGCGCTCGCGCGCACCTCGGCGTTCATGACGCACCCGGTGTTCAACGCGCACCACTCCGAGACCGCGATGATGCGTTACATCCGCGGCCTCGAGCGGCGCGACGTCGGGCTCGACACGTCGATGATCCCGCTGGGCTCCTGCACGATGAAGCTCAACGCCGCGGCAGAGATGCTGCCGATCACCTGGCCGGAGTTCGCCGGGCTGCACCCGTTCGCGCCGCTCGACCAGGCACACGCCTACCACCAGGTCTTTACGGAACTCGAGGCGGCGCTGTCTGAAATCACCGGCTTTCCCGCGGTGTCGCTGCAGCCCAATTCCGGCGCGCAAGGGGAGTTGTCCGGCCTGCTCGTCATTCGCGCGTATCATCGCGACCGCGGCGACGGGTCGCGCGACGTGGTGCTGATCCCGTCATCCGCCCACGGCACGAACCCCGCGAGCGCCACGATGGCCGGCATGCGGGTGGTCGTCGTGGCGAGCACGCGCGAAGGGCACATCGACGTCGAGGACCTCCGGAAGCGATCCGAAGAGCACAAGGACCGGCTGGCCGCGCTGATGGTCACCTATCCGTCAACCCACGGCGTGTTCGAGGAGCGGATCAGGGAGATCTGCGACATCGTGCACGCCAACGGCGGACAGGTCTACATGGATGGCGCCAACATGAACGCACAGGTCGGGCTGACGAGCCCGGCCGCGATTGGCGCCGACGTGTGCCATTTGAATCTGCACAAGACGTTTGCCATCCCGCACGGCGGCGGTGGCCCCGGCATGGGTCCAATTGCGTGTGCGGCGCACCTCGCGCCGTACCTGCCCGGCCATCCTGTCGTGAACGAGGTGAATCGCGGCAAGTCGATTCTCCCGATCGCGGCGGCCCCGTGGGGCAGCGCCGACATCCTGCTGATTTCGTACGGCTACATCCGCATGCTCGGCGCGGAGGGGATGACCGAGGCCACGCGCTACGCCATCCTGAACGCGAACTACATCAAGGCGCGGCTCGATGGGCACTACGGTGTGCTCTACGCGAACGAGAAAGGGCGGGTGGCGCACGAGATGATCTTCGATCTGCGCCCGTTCAAGATGGGGCAGGGGCCCACGGTCGGCGAGCTCGATGTGGCGAAGCGGCTGATGGACTACGGGTTCCACGCCCCCACCGTATCGTTCCCCGTGCCCGGGACGATGATGGTCGAGCCGACCGAGAGCGAGCCGAAGGAAGAACTGGATCGGTTCTGCGACGCGCTGGTCGCGATCCGCCGTGAAATCCAGGCGGTCCTGGACGGGAAGGTCGATCCCAAGGACAACGTGCTCAAGAACGCGCCCCACACCGCGGCGGAAGCCACCTCGGACGACTGGAGCCACCCCTACTCGCGCGAGCAGGCGGTGTTCCCGCTGCCGTGGGTGCGCGCGAAGAAGATCTGGCCGGTTGTCGGCCGGATCGACAATCCGTACGGCGACCGGAACCTGATGTGTACGTGCCCGCCGGTCGAGGCCTTCGCGGAAGTGTAG